One window from the genome of Pyxidicoccus xibeiensis encodes:
- a CDS encoding MFS transporter: MAVPLSPPAVSLSVQRRVRALVFITVFLDLVGFGLIIPLLPFYVESMGGSATTAGVLLALFSSAQLIATPILGRLSDRVGRRPVILLSLLGNALSMFLFAYATQVRFLPVLFASRLLAGATAGNLAACQAAVADVTEAKSRAAGMGRVGAGIGLGMVLGPVIGSQLHVLGAWAPPFAAALLATAALAGVFFLFPETHPRHGQGVTQAPAERPRVSLAQALAQPGIAPVLAIFFLTFIGITNLQVSLGLLAQARFDWGEREVGRLFALMGLMTFVLQAFAIGWMTRVAKGTTLVLVGALLMGAGLACIALASHPALLVVAMVLVGTGMGMLQPVLAGVASALAGPELQGGVLGIVQSAGGLARVVGPVWSGFLYSRVSPGAPFLSGVIAAGICLLVGAALRRHHPEEKAPPAPART; encoded by the coding sequence ATGGCCGTGCCTCTGTCACCCCCCGCCGTGTCCCTGAGTGTCCAGCGCCGGGTGAGGGCGCTCGTCTTCATCACCGTGTTCCTGGACCTGGTGGGCTTCGGGCTCATCATCCCGCTGCTGCCCTTCTACGTGGAGTCGATGGGCGGCTCGGCCACGACGGCGGGCGTGCTGCTGGCCCTGTTCTCCTCCGCGCAGCTCATCGCCACGCCGATTCTCGGCAGGCTGTCGGACCGGGTGGGGCGGCGCCCCGTCATCCTGCTGAGCCTGCTGGGCAACGCCCTCTCCATGTTCCTCTTCGCGTACGCCACGCAGGTGCGCTTCCTGCCGGTGCTCTTCGCGTCGCGGCTGCTCGCGGGGGCCACCGCGGGCAACCTGGCCGCGTGCCAGGCCGCCGTGGCGGACGTGACGGAGGCCAAATCCCGGGCCGCGGGCATGGGCCGCGTGGGCGCCGGCATCGGCCTGGGCATGGTGCTGGGGCCCGTCATCGGCAGCCAGCTGCATGTGCTGGGCGCCTGGGCGCCACCGTTCGCGGCGGCACTCCTCGCGACGGCCGCGCTGGCGGGCGTCTTCTTCCTCTTCCCGGAGACCCACCCCCGTCACGGGCAGGGCGTCACGCAGGCCCCCGCGGAGCGGCCGCGCGTGTCGCTCGCCCAGGCGCTGGCCCAGCCGGGCATCGCGCCGGTGCTGGCCATCTTCTTCCTGACCTTCATCGGCATCACCAACCTCCAGGTGTCGCTCGGCCTGCTGGCCCAGGCGCGCTTCGACTGGGGCGAGCGCGAGGTGGGGCGGCTGTTCGCGCTGATGGGCCTGATGACCTTCGTGCTGCAGGCCTTCGCCATCGGCTGGATGACGCGCGTGGCGAAGGGCACCACGCTGGTGCTGGTGGGCGCCCTCCTCATGGGCGCGGGCCTGGCGTGCATCGCGCTGGCGAGCCACCCCGCGCTGCTGGTGGTGGCCATGGTGCTGGTGGGCACGGGCATGGGGATGCTGCAGCCGGTGCTCGCGGGGGTCGCCTCCGCGCTCGCCGGGCCGGAGCTCCAGGGCGGCGTGCTCGGCATCGTCCAGTCCGCGGGAGGCCTCGCGCGCGTGGTGGGCCCGGTGTGGAGCGGCTTCCTCTACTCGCGGGTCAGCCCCGGGGCGCCCTTCCTCAGTGGCGTCATCGCCGCCGGCATCTGCCTGCTGGTGGGCGCGGCGCTGCGCCGGCATCACCCCGAAGAGAAGGCGCCTCCCGCGCCCGCGCGGACCTGA
- a CDS encoding DUF1515 domain-containing protein, giving the protein MKIRKTNSLPSRTELTLPPSKTPAKGSPLTRSSSDPGPSRPKPATETPSAARRRDEFETGASRTRPRRPSDVQTERVRGPEASGAKPTTNSDIRKWYLEKVGTIPELDKKWAAQGVPMEERARRAVAIRHDARLEARKMMKNPLEVLMLRARDLFTYGNINGPSFNQLVKKAEDKGLRGDDVFKELIGSSNRTNQTVNQHLLGNTSGS; this is encoded by the coding sequence ATGAAGATCCGCAAGACGAACTCCCTGCCGTCTCGCACCGAGCTGACCCTCCCTCCGTCGAAGACTCCGGCCAAGGGCTCGCCCCTGACGCGCTCGAGCTCGGACCCGGGGCCTTCGCGCCCGAAGCCGGCCACGGAGACGCCGTCCGCCGCCCGCCGGAGGGACGAGTTCGAGACCGGGGCTTCGCGGACGCGGCCCCGCCGGCCGTCGGACGTCCAGACGGAGCGGGTGCGGGGCCCGGAGGCGAGCGGCGCGAAGCCGACGACCAACTCGGACATCCGCAAGTGGTACCTGGAGAAGGTCGGCACCATCCCCGAGCTGGACAAGAAGTGGGCCGCCCAGGGCGTGCCGATGGAGGAGCGGGCCAGGCGCGCGGTGGCCATCCGGCACGACGCCCGGCTGGAGGCCCGGAAGATGATGAAGAACCCGCTGGAAGTGCTGATGCTGCGCGCCAGGGACCTGTTCACCTACGGTAATATCAATGGCCCGAGCTTCAACCAGCTCGTCAAGAAGGCCGAGGACAAGGGGCTCCGGGGCGACGATGTCTTCAAGGAGCTCATCGGCAGCTCGAACCGGACCAACCAGACGGTGAATCAGCACCTCCTCGGAAATACCTCAGGGTCCTAG
- a CDS encoding CotH kinase family protein — protein MVRTSVVGGMVTILLLGVSGCGGHEDRVPVEPGSSVRRAAAPEHDEQEEPRCGLTAGGPHWLKEGEPLTLTLTCASGRRVRGNGFGIEPLPPGAHYDKHTGTLQWTPGLDQAAVYTLTLHAPGKETGTVKIGVADNWEAPGNVPVVDVSRYTEEYGLPVFHIQGASRLNPDAHVPITVTYRGHAHVAEGKLRGSSSLAFPKNSYTVKFTEEDPFSEPELGNGFTQRRSLVLINNFNDNSYLRARLGFELWGRLSPESLQVKTFSAVVFLDGAYHGLYTVADHVNKHLMAAQGLSRNGNLYKAETGAANFKLVDGNGVPKRTPHAGFEKQDGKPEAGEPGAFDDLDALVTFVATASDEDFRTQGPQRIRLRDYEDWWAFVTLLVAIDSDIKNAYHYHDPQGGPWRYIPWDLDGSFGQTWKTQRLRPTAPLDSGAENGMFGRILSEPTFTGPLRARLSAALYTDVAPALLQARLDAMAEEIGPSARRDARRWEAAYRAFPLWSFRTDFTTFDEEVAYMRQWILLRWAFLDTELFTPP, from the coding sequence ATGGTGCGAACGAGCGTGGTGGGCGGGATGGTGACCATCCTGCTGCTGGGTGTGTCCGGGTGTGGAGGACACGAGGACCGAGTGCCCGTGGAGCCCGGCTCCTCCGTCCGACGGGCCGCGGCGCCCGAGCACGACGAGCAAGAGGAGCCGCGCTGCGGTCTGACCGCGGGAGGGCCGCACTGGCTGAAGGAGGGTGAGCCCCTCACGCTGACGCTCACCTGTGCCAGCGGACGGCGCGTCCGGGGCAATGGCTTCGGCATCGAGCCGCTGCCGCCCGGCGCACACTACGACAAGCACACAGGCACGTTGCAGTGGACGCCGGGGCTGGACCAGGCCGCCGTTTACACACTGACGCTCCATGCGCCGGGCAAGGAGACGGGCACGGTGAAGATTGGCGTGGCGGACAACTGGGAGGCTCCGGGCAACGTCCCCGTGGTCGACGTCTCGCGCTACACCGAGGAGTACGGGCTCCCCGTCTTCCACATCCAGGGGGCGTCCCGGCTCAACCCCGACGCGCACGTCCCCATCACCGTCACCTACCGGGGCCACGCGCACGTGGCGGAGGGGAAGCTGCGCGGCAGCAGCTCGCTGGCGTTTCCGAAGAACAGCTACACCGTGAAGTTCACCGAAGAGGACCCCTTCAGCGAGCCCGAGCTGGGCAACGGCTTCACGCAGCGGCGCTCGCTGGTGCTCATCAACAACTTCAATGACAATTCATACCTCCGCGCCAGGCTGGGCTTCGAGCTGTGGGGCCGGCTGTCGCCGGAGAGCCTCCAGGTGAAGACCTTCAGCGCGGTGGTGTTCCTCGACGGGGCCTACCACGGGCTCTACACCGTGGCCGACCACGTCAACAAACACCTGATGGCCGCACAGGGGCTGAGCCGGAATGGCAACCTCTACAAGGCGGAGACGGGGGCGGCGAACTTCAAGCTGGTGGATGGCAATGGCGTGCCCAAGCGCACGCCCCACGCGGGCTTCGAGAAGCAGGACGGGAAGCCCGAGGCCGGCGAGCCGGGCGCGTTCGATGACCTGGACGCCCTGGTGACCTTCGTCGCCACCGCCAGTGACGAGGACTTCCGGACCCAGGGGCCCCAGCGCATCCGCCTGCGCGACTACGAGGACTGGTGGGCCTTCGTCACGCTGCTGGTGGCCATCGACTCGGACATCAAGAATGCCTATCACTACCACGACCCCCAGGGCGGCCCCTGGCGCTACATCCCGTGGGACCTGGACGGCTCCTTCGGCCAGACGTGGAAGACGCAGCGCCTGAGGCCCACCGCGCCGCTGGACTCGGGCGCGGAGAACGGGATGTTCGGGCGCATCCTGTCCGAGCCCACCTTCACCGGGCCCCTCCGGGCGCGGCTGTCGGCGGCCCTCTATACGGACGTGGCCCCGGCGCTCCTCCAGGCGCGGCTGGATGCGATGGCCGAGGAGATTGGCCCGAGCGCACGGCGGGATGCGCGGCGCTGGGAGGCCGCGTATCGCGCCTTTCCCCTGTGGTCCTTCCGCACGGACTTCACCACCTTCGACGAAGAGGTCGCCTACATGCGCCAGTGGATTCTGCTGCGCTGGGCGTTCCTGGATACAGAACTCTTCACTCCTCCTTGA
- a CDS encoding SDR family oxidoreductase yields the protein MSNSRGRVVLITGASSGIGQACAELLGRNGHTVYGTSRRPAPDGEHYKMLEMDVTRDDSVRRAVEVVLAAEGRIDVVVNNAGFVLAGAVEDVSVEEARQQLDTNFFGVLRVCKAVLPAMRAQESGLIVNISSLGGAAGLPFQGLYSASKFALEGLTESLRQEVAPFGIEATLVQPGDVRTRVRENRVKSRQSGAGSAYREAFMKVLQAVETEEGEGVPPEAVARRVLTLTESRRVRVRYTVGHLSQRISLLAKTFLPSRTFEQLVMSLYGLSRR from the coding sequence ATGAGCAACTCACGTGGCAGGGTGGTTCTCATCACCGGCGCATCCTCTGGAATCGGTCAGGCCTGCGCGGAGCTGTTGGGTAGGAATGGCCACACGGTGTACGGCACCAGTCGCAGGCCGGCGCCGGATGGCGAGCACTACAAGATGCTGGAGATGGACGTCACGCGTGACGACTCCGTCCGGCGCGCGGTGGAGGTGGTGCTGGCGGCGGAGGGGCGCATCGACGTGGTGGTGAACAACGCGGGCTTCGTCCTGGCGGGCGCGGTGGAGGACGTCTCCGTGGAGGAGGCGCGGCAGCAGCTGGACACCAACTTCTTCGGCGTGCTGCGCGTGTGCAAGGCGGTGCTGCCGGCCATGCGCGCGCAGGAGTCGGGCCTCATCGTCAACATCAGCTCGCTGGGCGGCGCGGCGGGGCTGCCCTTTCAGGGCCTCTACAGCGCCAGCAAGTTCGCGTTGGAGGGGCTGACGGAGAGCCTGCGCCAGGAGGTGGCGCCCTTCGGAATCGAAGCCACCCTGGTGCAGCCCGGCGACGTGCGCACGCGCGTCCGGGAGAACCGCGTGAAGTCCCGCCAGTCCGGCGCCGGCTCCGCGTACCGGGAGGCCTTCATGAAGGTGCTGCAGGCGGTGGAGACCGAGGAAGGGGAGGGCGTTCCGCCGGAAGCGGTGGCGCGCAGGGTGCTCACGCTGACGGAGAGCCGCCGCGTGCGCGTGCGCTACACGGTGGGCCACCTGTCCCAGCGCATCAGCCTGCTGGCCAAGACGTTCCTGCCCTCGCGTACCTTCGAGCAGCTGGTGATGTCGCTGTACGGACTGTCCCGGCGCTGA
- a CDS encoding sigma 54-interacting transcriptional regulator: MQLKTSDNLSTTVEHARGGEVSTQRVVPALTIVSHPQPGRVGERVLLEALVAGRVATLSRNDPDFSPPGGGLAQSLGDPFLSRTPIQLEPGPRGSLRLRVPENGTQVRVAEEPVVGGRELSLQELTAGVPLVLAERVVLLLHLAHTPEATVAEDLGMVGRGDGIHRVREDITRVADLNVPVLIRGETGTGKELVARAIHDRGPRRAGPFVSVNLGALARELVAAELFGAQRGAFTGATRDREGFFRAAHGGTLFLDEVGEAPPEVQAALLRVLETGEVYPVGGHSPVVVDVRLVAATDSNLEARIQEKLFKAPLLHRLAGFEIQVPPLRERREDIGPLFLHFARQELEAIGESERMTSSDPRAEPWLPASLAVRLVRYAWPGNVRQLRNVARQLVIGSRGLPRLRVDARLEQELGSAALSAPGRALSTYAPQLPVPGPEDTPVPEEAVPTRRKPADVSEQELLEALRASAWDLQATAGRLGISRASVYLLIDKSSLLRAAGDLSPEEITRCFHECGGDLDQMVQKLEVSRRALQRRVRELGLGSA; encoded by the coding sequence ATGCAGCTGAAGACTTCCGACAACCTGTCGACGACTGTCGAGCACGCGCGGGGTGGAGAGGTCTCCACCCAGCGCGTCGTGCCCGCGCTGACCATCGTCTCCCACCCCCAGCCGGGGCGCGTCGGGGAGCGGGTGCTCCTGGAGGCGCTCGTCGCCGGAAGGGTGGCGACCCTGTCGCGCAACGACCCGGACTTCTCGCCCCCCGGCGGAGGGCTGGCGCAGTCGCTGGGAGACCCCTTCCTCAGCCGCACCCCCATCCAGTTGGAGCCCGGACCGCGCGGCAGCCTGCGGCTGCGCGTGCCGGAGAATGGAACCCAGGTGCGGGTGGCGGAGGAGCCCGTCGTCGGAGGCCGGGAGCTGTCGCTCCAGGAGCTGACGGCGGGCGTTCCGCTGGTGCTCGCCGAGCGCGTGGTGCTGCTGCTCCACCTGGCCCACACGCCCGAGGCCACTGTCGCGGAGGACCTGGGCATGGTGGGCCGGGGCGACGGCATCCACCGCGTGCGCGAGGACATCACCCGGGTGGCCGACCTCAACGTGCCCGTGCTCATCCGCGGCGAGACGGGCACGGGCAAGGAGCTGGTGGCCCGCGCCATCCACGACCGCGGCCCCCGCCGCGCCGGCCCCTTCGTCAGCGTCAACCTGGGCGCGCTCGCCCGGGAGCTCGTCGCGGCGGAGCTCTTCGGCGCGCAGCGGGGCGCCTTCACCGGCGCCACGAGAGACCGCGAGGGCTTCTTCCGCGCCGCCCACGGCGGCACCCTCTTCCTGGACGAGGTGGGCGAGGCCCCGCCCGAGGTCCAGGCCGCGCTCCTGCGCGTGCTGGAGACGGGCGAGGTGTATCCGGTGGGCGGCCACTCGCCGGTGGTCGTCGACGTGCGGCTCGTCGCGGCCACGGACTCCAACCTGGAGGCGCGCATCCAGGAGAAGCTCTTCAAGGCGCCGCTGCTGCACCGGCTCGCCGGCTTCGAAATCCAGGTGCCGCCGCTGCGCGAGCGCCGTGAGGACATCGGCCCGCTGTTCCTCCACTTCGCCCGGCAGGAGCTGGAGGCGATTGGGGAGTCCGAGCGGATGACCTCCTCGGACCCGCGCGCCGAGCCGTGGCTGCCCGCGTCGCTGGCCGTCCGCCTGGTGCGCTACGCGTGGCCCGGCAACGTGCGCCAGCTGCGCAACGTGGCCCGGCAGCTCGTCATCGGCAGCCGGGGCCTGCCCCGCCTGCGCGTGGATGCACGGCTGGAGCAGGAGCTGGGCTCCGCCGCCCTCTCCGCCCCCGGCCGCGCCCTGTCCACCTACGCGCCCCAGCTCCCCGTGCCCGGCCCCGAGGACACGCCCGTGCCCGAGGAAGCCGTCCCCACCCGCCGCAAGCCCGCGGACGTGAGCGAGCAGGAGCTGCTGGAGGCCCTGCGCGCCAGCGCGTGGGACCTCCAGGCGACCGCCGGCCGGCTGGGCATCTCCCGCGCCTCCGTCTACCTGCTCATCGACAAGAGCTCCCTGCTGCGCGCCGCCGGAGATTTGAGCCCCGAGGAAATCACCCGCTGCTTCCACGAGTGCGGGGGCGACCTGGACCAGATGGTGCAGAAGCTCGAGGTCTCCCGCCGCGCGCTCCAGCGCCGCGTCCGGGAGCTGGGCCTGGGCAGCGCCTGA
- a CDS encoding serine/threonine-protein kinase: MSAQRPERPASPEAPEAAPTLGGPAPAPRPEPGRPPPGSVRDTARTEGAPDAPPPGRLLAERYTVLSLLGHGGMGLVLAAYDARLNRRVALKLLRSRWSADDSDDPQVRLLREAQAMARLNHPHVVHVYDSGRLEDESVFIAMEYVEGQTLRQWLQQRPRAWREVLRAFVEAGQGLSAAHAAGLVHRDFKPDNVLVGQDGRVRVTDFGVAQATQLMGGEAPGLARPPPRTWVEPLTESGKVLGTPRYMAPEQLRGGLIDARSDLFAFCVALYEALYGQRPFAGDTFTELLDARADERIIPPPTQSEVPAWVARATLRGLRADPLQRPGSMRELLAELQNDPQQRRRARARMAALAGGAALLGVAAVWGWVRQEEPVSTCATMSGRLAGIWDGALKTRLEGALVGTQLPHARDTFERVSRLLDTYAADWVTQRTEACEQARQDGAAGPLRLAVLREYCLERRLDQLGALTEVLTREPDPRLVDQGVQAVQSLPSLRDCADARALMSAVPPPEDLVVRARAEPLQRQVDRLGALLRAGRFKEGIALADALQPQLAALGHPPLHALALYTKAGLQDAAGDYRGAEASLREALPLAAQGRDSELEARAWNLLVTEVGARQARYADALALELPLMTAARRVGDDQHLAFALESMGNMRWMTGEYTQGLEYYQRALEALERAPNVDELGMTRLLNSLGNVLMDLGQHAKAREFYERSLVMKQELLGAEHPAIASTLNNLGIVDEELGDYVQAQARYEHALALRQKLLGPEHPQVASSLANLGDVLLARGQLDTALAHHERALALRQKALGPEHPGVAYSYSSLGEARASLGQDARAREAFERALAIHEKTQGAEHVETAEACVPLGRTLVRLGRWEEASLYLRRARLKGEQLLATDGRLLARSLLGMGELHLARGQSATAVPLLERALTLIDVRHRPEVQWALARALWDADLERARARELAAQAAEHYRRTGQERQHTAVAQWLVLHSQPLATQAP; the protein is encoded by the coding sequence ATGAGTGCCCAGCGGCCCGAGCGCCCCGCCAGCCCCGAGGCCCCGGAGGCGGCGCCGACATTGGGAGGTCCCGCTCCCGCGCCGCGGCCCGAGCCGGGGCGTCCCCCTCCGGGCTCCGTCCGGGACACCGCGCGGACGGAGGGCGCTCCCGACGCCCCGCCCCCGGGACGCCTGCTGGCGGAGCGGTACACGGTGCTCTCCCTGCTGGGCCACGGTGGCATGGGCCTCGTCCTCGCCGCCTATGACGCGCGGCTGAACCGGCGCGTGGCCCTCAAGCTCCTGCGCTCCCGCTGGAGCGCCGACGACAGCGACGACCCCCAGGTGCGCCTGCTGCGCGAAGCCCAGGCCATGGCCCGCCTCAACCACCCCCACGTCGTGCACGTGTACGACTCGGGACGGCTGGAGGACGAGTCCGTCTTCATCGCCATGGAGTACGTGGAGGGGCAGACGCTGCGGCAGTGGCTGCAGCAGCGGCCCCGCGCCTGGAGGGAGGTGCTGCGGGCCTTCGTGGAGGCGGGCCAGGGCCTTTCGGCCGCGCACGCGGCCGGGCTGGTGCACCGCGACTTCAAGCCGGACAACGTGCTCGTCGGCCAGGACGGCCGCGTGCGGGTGACGGACTTCGGCGTGGCCCAGGCCACCCAGCTGATGGGCGGCGAGGCCCCGGGGCTGGCGCGGCCTCCGCCGAGGACCTGGGTGGAGCCGCTCACCGAGTCCGGCAAGGTGCTGGGCACGCCCCGCTACATGGCCCCCGAGCAGCTCCGGGGCGGGCTCATCGACGCGCGCAGCGACTTGTTCGCCTTCTGCGTGGCCCTCTACGAGGCGCTCTACGGCCAGCGCCCCTTCGCGGGTGACACCTTCACGGAGCTGCTCGACGCGCGGGCCGACGAGCGCATCATCCCGCCTCCCACCCAGAGCGAGGTGCCCGCGTGGGTGGCGCGCGCCACGCTGCGGGGCCTGCGGGCCGACCCGCTCCAGCGCCCCGGCTCCATGCGGGAGCTGCTGGCGGAGCTGCAGAACGACCCCCAGCAGCGGCGGCGGGCCCGGGCGCGGATGGCGGCGCTCGCGGGCGGCGCGGCGCTGCTGGGCGTGGCCGCCGTCTGGGGCTGGGTCCGGCAGGAGGAGCCCGTCTCCACCTGCGCCACCATGAGCGGCCGGCTGGCGGGCATCTGGGACGGGGCCCTCAAGACGCGGCTGGAGGGGGCGCTGGTGGGCACGCAGCTGCCCCATGCCCGGGACACCTTCGAGCGCGTCTCCCGGCTGCTGGACACCTATGCGGCGGACTGGGTGACACAGCGGACGGAGGCATGTGAGCAGGCACGCCAGGACGGCGCGGCCGGGCCGCTGCGGCTGGCGGTGCTGCGGGAGTACTGCCTGGAGCGGCGGCTCGACCAGCTCGGCGCCCTCACCGAGGTGCTCACCCGGGAGCCGGACCCGCGGCTGGTGGACCAGGGGGTGCAGGCCGTCCAGTCGCTGCCGTCCCTGCGGGACTGCGCGGATGCGCGCGCGCTCATGTCCGCGGTGCCGCCCCCGGAAGACCTGGTGGTGCGGGCCCGGGCCGAGCCGCTCCAGCGGCAGGTGGACCGGCTGGGCGCCCTCCTGCGCGCCGGCAGGTTCAAGGAGGGCATCGCGCTCGCGGACGCGCTGCAACCCCAGCTCGCGGCGCTCGGCCACCCGCCGCTGCACGCGCTGGCGCTCTACACGAAGGCCGGCCTCCAGGACGCCGCGGGCGACTACAGGGGCGCCGAGGCATCCCTGCGCGAGGCCCTCCCGCTGGCCGCCCAGGGAAGGGATTCCGAGCTGGAGGCGCGCGCCTGGAACCTGCTCGTCACGGAGGTGGGCGCGCGGCAGGCGCGCTACGCGGATGCGCTGGCGCTGGAGCTGCCCCTGATGACCGCCGCCAGGCGCGTCGGTGATGACCAGCACCTCGCATTCGCGCTGGAGAGCATGGGCAACATGCGCTGGATGACGGGCGAGTACACGCAGGGCCTGGAGTACTACCAGCGCGCGCTGGAGGCGCTGGAGCGGGCGCCGAACGTGGACGAGCTCGGCATGACGCGCCTGCTCAACAGCCTGGGCAACGTGCTGATGGACCTGGGCCAGCACGCGAAGGCGCGCGAGTTCTACGAGCGCTCCCTGGTGATGAAGCAGGAGCTGCTCGGCGCCGAGCACCCGGCCATCGCCAGCACGCTCAACAACCTGGGCATCGTCGACGAGGAGCTGGGCGACTACGTCCAGGCCCAGGCCCGCTACGAGCACGCGCTGGCCCTGAGACAGAAGCTGCTGGGGCCCGAGCATCCCCAGGTGGCGTCCTCGCTGGCCAACCTGGGCGACGTGCTGCTCGCCCGGGGACAGCTCGACACCGCGCTGGCGCACCACGAGCGGGCCCTGGCGCTCAGGCAGAAGGCCCTGGGCCCCGAGCACCCCGGCGTGGCCTACTCCTACAGCAGCCTCGGTGAAGCGCGGGCCTCCCTGGGACAGGACGCGCGAGCCCGTGAGGCCTTCGAGCGCGCGCTGGCCATCCACGAGAAGACCCAGGGCGCCGAGCACGTCGAGACGGCGGAGGCCTGCGTGCCCCTGGGCCGGACGCTGGTGCGGCTCGGCCGGTGGGAAGAGGCCTCCCTCTACCTGCGGCGCGCCCGGCTCAAGGGGGAGCAGCTGCTCGCCACCGATGGGCGACTGCTCGCCCGCTCACTGCTCGGCATGGGCGAGCTGCACCTGGCGCGAGGCCAGTCCGCGACGGCCGTCCCCCTCCTCGAGCGCGCGCTCACCCTCATCGACGTCCGCCATCGCCCTGAAGTGCAGTGGGCCCTGGCCAGGGCCCTGTGGGACGCGGACCTGGAACGCGCTCGCGCCCGGGAGCTGGCAGCCCAGGCCGCGGAACATTACCGCCGCACTGGCCAGGAGCGACAGCACACCGCAGTAGCGCAATGGCTGGTGCTACACTCCCAGCCCTTGGCGACCCAGGCTCCATGA
- a CDS encoding mechanosensitive ion channel family protein, with product MEALVTQLKSLALTEAVPFLLKAIGALVLWFVGRTVISGFRRVLNATLQRRQFDATLIRYIESLFTGSLTLLLLLGILGMMGFETTSFAALLAAAGIAIGTAWSGLLSNFAAGIFLLVLRPFRVGDEISAAGVSGIVQEIGLFATTVDTPDNLRVSVGNNKVFGDNIVNFTHHPHRRLTIKLPLLYGGDIQGLMGALAERVAVVPGVLAKPAAAVGVAEFTVLGPVLAIGVSCKPAEAGAVMGATTVAVTEFLIAAGYIVPPQTAAQVLAKAR from the coding sequence ATGGAAGCCCTTGTCACGCAGCTGAAGTCGCTGGCCCTCACCGAAGCCGTTCCGTTCCTGCTCAAAGCCATTGGAGCCCTGGTGCTCTGGTTCGTGGGCCGGACGGTCATCAGCGGCTTCCGGCGCGTGCTGAACGCCACCCTGCAGAGGCGCCAGTTCGACGCGACGCTGATCCGCTACATCGAGTCGCTCTTCACCGGCTCCCTCACGCTCCTGCTGCTGCTCGGCATCCTGGGGATGATGGGCTTCGAGACCACCTCGTTCGCGGCGCTGCTGGCCGCGGCGGGCATCGCCATCGGCACGGCCTGGTCCGGCCTGCTGTCCAACTTCGCCGCGGGCATCTTCCTGCTGGTGCTGCGCCCGTTCCGCGTGGGTGATGAAATCTCCGCCGCCGGCGTCAGCGGCATCGTCCAGGAGATTGGCCTGTTCGCCACCACTGTCGACACGCCGGACAACCTGCGGGTCTCCGTGGGCAACAACAAGGTCTTCGGCGACAACATCGTCAACTTCACGCACCACCCGCACCGCCGGCTCACCATCAAGCTGCCGCTGCTCTATGGCGGCGACATCCAGGGGCTCATGGGCGCCCTGGCGGAGCGCGTCGCGGTGGTGCCCGGCGTCCTCGCGAAGCCCGCGGCTGCGGTCGGCGTGGCGGAGTTCACCGTGCTCGGGCCCGTGCTCGCCATCGGCGTGAGCTGCAAGCCCGCGGAGGCCGGGGCGGTCATGGGGGCGACCACCGTCGCCGTCACGGAGTTCCTCATCGCCGCCGGCTACATCGTCCCACCGCAGACCGCCGCCCAGGTCCTCGCCAAGGCGCGCTGA